A genome region from Mesotoga infera includes the following:
- a CDS encoding flavodoxin, which produces MSDENEKKILVVYYSHDESTKSIAESIANETNADLLELKPLDEKGGRRVRYIWEGESVSMNPIPSLEPFSVDPNEYDLIFLGSPVWAMSYAPPVESFLRKATPSNKNIALFCTHEGLMGIVFQEMISKLSDNKIVGAIDFYDPIGSGVKYAANASANWARQVLKSIS; this is translated from the coding sequence ATGTCTGACGAAAATGAAAAGAAGATACTGGTTGTCTACTACTCTCATGATGAAAGCACGAAATCGATTGCTGAGTCCATAGCGAACGAAACGAATGCCGATCTTCTCGAGCTGAAACCTTTGGATGAAAAAGGTGGAAGGAGAGTTAGATACATTTGGGAGGGGGAAAGCGTAAGCATGAATCCCATCCCATCTCTCGAACCTTTTTCTGTAGATCCGAATGAGTACGACCTCATTTTTCTCGGGTCGCCGGTTTGGGCGATGAGTTACGCTCCGCCAGTGGAGAGTTTTTTGAGGAAAGCTACGCCTTCAAACAAAAACATAGCACTGTTCTGCACTCATGAAGGCCTAATGGGAATTGTCTTTCAAGAAATGATCAGCAAGTTGTCTGATAACAAGATAGTTGGTGCGATCGACTTCTACGATCCTATTGGCTCGGGTGTCAAGTACGCTGCAAATGCAAGCGCAAACTGGGCGAGGCAAGTACTGAAATCTATAAGCTAA